Proteins encoded together in one Gemmatimonadota bacterium DH-78 window:
- a CDS encoding sensor histidine kinase gives MTFPSSPFSAFLGSRLHERREDLAHRWVRILSDQLPVDGREVFPSDDLLNHIPDILERVAEFVADPEAEVLEAMVIDDLARLAELRRCQGFGVQELLREYRILAELLQDESEAAAADFDGTVHVVEVVRAVGRLKEATFLLSSVTARSFELWQGRYAQERQEVLATYGQILSHELGNRLGAAETAAQLLATHADLPPEKVARLIDLIIESVRRGLQTVDDIGILARPLDKKVRSAPIGLRLLVKESVRLVEARAERKGIAVIEEGEAPDVRVAGSPMRVALSNLLSNAVKYHRDGPPDRWIKVTGTLDGETVLVVVEDNGPGIPEKDRERVFHHHFRGNVIEEGSGLGLAITRDALSAVGGSVSLSEGEQGGARFTVRIPTIDDEVESR, from the coding sequence GTGACGTTCCCCTCCTCTCCCTTCTCGGCGTTTCTGGGGTCTCGACTCCACGAGCGCCGGGAGGATCTCGCACACCGGTGGGTGCGGATTCTCAGCGACCAGCTGCCGGTCGACGGACGCGAGGTCTTCCCCTCGGACGACCTTCTGAACCACATCCCCGATATTCTCGAGCGGGTGGCCGAGTTCGTCGCCGATCCCGAGGCGGAGGTGTTGGAGGCCATGGTGATCGACGACCTGGCGCGGCTCGCCGAGTTGCGGCGGTGCCAGGGGTTCGGCGTCCAGGAGCTCCTCCGCGAGTATCGGATTCTCGCCGAGCTGCTTCAGGACGAGTCGGAGGCGGCCGCCGCGGACTTCGACGGCACCGTACATGTGGTGGAGGTGGTGCGGGCCGTGGGCCGATTGAAGGAGGCCACCTTCCTGCTCAGTTCGGTCACCGCACGCTCGTTCGAGCTCTGGCAGGGGCGGTACGCGCAGGAGCGGCAGGAGGTGCTCGCGACCTACGGGCAGATCCTCAGCCACGAGCTCGGGAATCGGCTCGGGGCCGCGGAGACGGCGGCCCAGCTTCTCGCCACGCACGCCGATCTACCCCCGGAGAAGGTGGCCCGGCTGATCGACCTCATCATCGAGAGCGTGCGGCGGGGCCTCCAGACCGTGGACGACATCGGGATCCTCGCGCGGCCCCTCGACAAGAAGGTGCGGTCGGCGCCCATCGGACTGCGTCTGCTGGTCAAGGAGTCGGTGCGGCTGGTCGAGGCGAGGGCCGAACGGAAGGGGATCGCCGTGATCGAGGAAGGCGAGGCCCCGGACGTACGCGTGGCGGGCTCACCCATGCGGGTCGCGCTCTCCAACCTGCTGAGCAACGCAGTGAAGTACCATCGCGACGGGCCGCCGGACCGATGGATCAAGGTGACCGGAACCCTCGACGGAGAGACCGTCCTCGTCGTCGTGGAGGACAACGGCCCGGGGATTCCGGAGAAGGACCGCGAGCGAGTCTTCCATCATCACTTCCGGGGCAACGTGATCGAGGAGGGATCGGGACTCGGGTTGGCGATCACCCGCGATGCGCTCTCCGCGGTGGGGGGCTCGGTTTCCCTCTCGGAGGGCGAGCAGGGCGGTGCGCGGTTCACGGTCCGGATTCCGACGATCGACGACGAGGTGGAATCGAGGTGA